From one Thermomicrobiales bacterium genomic stretch:
- a CDS encoding HD domain-containing protein: MYHRAPIPTSLAMIIATQPAGEAGRIDYAFQFAAAAHGTQLRDEGTPFIDHPVAVAAILWGELGNRDPDMIVAALMHDVLEDCAGIDPIALADLIGPRAFNLVVSVTKPPAPDERKPERDRAYLDALRLSSSDVRLLKLADRIHNLREVIHSGDPAKARRYLEASRLEFYPLALATSAVAARLVSDACDAIERYLEEMDA; this comes from the coding sequence GTGTATCACCGTGCGCCGATCCCGACATCGCTGGCGATGATCATTGCAACGCAGCCGGCAGGTGAGGCCGGCCGGATCGACTACGCGTTCCAGTTCGCCGCGGCGGCGCATGGCACGCAACTGCGCGATGAGGGAACGCCGTTCATCGACCACCCGGTTGCAGTCGCTGCGATCCTCTGGGGCGAGCTGGGAAACCGTGATCCCGACATGATCGTGGCGGCGTTGATGCACGACGTGCTCGAAGATTGCGCAGGAATCGATCCGATAGCGTTGGCTGATCTCATCGGACCGCGCGCATTCAATCTCGTCGTGAGCGTCACTAAGCCGCCAGCGCCAGACGAGCGCAAACCGGAGCGAGATCGGGCCTATCTCGACGCGTTACGGCTGTCATCCTCCGATGTCCGACTGTTGAAGCTTGCTGACCGGATTCATAACCTGCGGGAAGTCATCCACTCGGGTGATCCCGCCAAGGCTCGGCGCTATCTCGAGGCGAGTCGGCTGGAGTTCTACCCCCTCGCGCTCGCGACAAGCGCCGTCGCTGCGCGTCTGGTGTCCGACGCATGCGACGCCATCGAACGATACCTGGAGGAGATGGACGCATAG
- a CDS encoding ATP-binding protein has translation MPIRVRIVLATAVLIATSLLILGGGIYVMMSRHLHSSLDSRLQNVFRNYQSNYQEKPDAWFVPGTGVLVIPPNLNPNPFASSGLYIQILDQNGIVQRRSDNLGTDVIQISNEAFAQSAQGDTVFYTTTVANGPVRVLSGPLYSPQRAETWFIQIAEPLTPVQRTLSALKQTLLIGSTMATILLAAGAWVISEGALSPLARMSHTARSIGSTRDLSQRIDLPRTHDELQDLAETFNDMLARLEETFNAQRRFVADASHELRTPLTALRANSEIMLRQVDSGIVDSADLREGLTDVRDEVDRMTRLVQNLLTLARADVGWRPEMESVDLVEIVRDAGRFATPLAHGRPFSISLPAPDVDGAAPQIIVEGNADQLRQLILILLDNAFTYASHEGDVTLTLDRDGQDAIIAVADSGPGIRPEHLRRVFERFYRADDARSRAHGGAGLGLSIARWIAAIHRGEIDVDSELGDGTTFRVRVPITAKRIETAMATGKIPASI, from the coding sequence ATGCCGATTCGTGTTCGCATCGTACTCGCCACCGCAGTGCTCATCGCGACCTCGTTGCTCATTCTGGGCGGCGGCATTTATGTGATGATGTCTCGCCACCTACACAGCAGCCTGGACTCCCGGCTACAGAACGTATTCCGCAACTACCAGAGCAACTATCAGGAGAAGCCCGACGCCTGGTTCGTGCCTGGCACCGGTGTGCTGGTGATCCCACCGAACCTGAACCCGAATCCCTTCGCCTCATCGGGGCTGTACATCCAGATTCTCGACCAGAATGGAATCGTCCAGCGGCGCTCCGATAACCTCGGCACCGACGTCATTCAGATCAGCAATGAGGCATTCGCACAGAGCGCGCAGGGAGACACCGTCTTCTATACGACGACCGTCGCGAACGGGCCAGTCCGCGTGCTATCGGGGCCCCTCTACAGCCCCCAACGAGCCGAGACCTGGTTTATCCAGATCGCGGAGCCGCTCACCCCCGTCCAGCGCACGCTCAGCGCGCTGAAGCAGACGTTGCTGATCGGGTCGACGATGGCGACGATCCTCCTGGCAGCGGGCGCGTGGGTGATCAGCGAGGGCGCGCTCAGCCCGCTGGCTCGCATGAGCCACACCGCGCGCTCGATTGGCAGCACCCGGGATCTCTCTCAACGCATCGATCTGCCCCGCACACACGATGAGCTTCAGGACCTGGCCGAGACGTTCAACGATATGCTCGCGCGGCTGGAAGAGACATTCAACGCTCAGCGCCGATTCGTCGCCGACGCGTCTCACGAGTTGCGCACCCCGCTGACGGCGCTTCGCGCCAACAGCGAGATCATGCTCCGGCAAGTGGACAGCGGCATTGTCGATTCTGCAGACCTTCGCGAGGGCCTCACCGACGTCCGCGACGAAGTGGACCGAATGACGCGCCTGGTCCAGAATCTCCTGACCCTCGCCCGCGCCGACGTCGGCTGGCGACCGGAGATGGAGTCGGTAGACCTGGTCGAAATCGTTCGCGACGCGGGCCGGTTCGCGACGCCTCTGGCCCACGGCCGACCATTCTCGATCTCACTACCCGCCCCGGACGTCGATGGCGCGGCCCCACAGATAATCGTCGAGGGGAACGCCGACCAGCTCCGCCAACTGATTCTGATCCTGCTGGATAACGCCTTCACGTACGCCTCCCACGAGGGAGATGTGACCCTGACGCTGGATCGGGACGGTCAGGATGCCATTATCGCGGTCGCCGATTCCGGGCCAGGTATTCGACCGGAGCATCTGCGCCGAGTCTTCGAGCGGTTCTATCGCGCCGACGACGCGCGATCACGCGCCCACGGCGGAGCAGGCCTCGGGCTTTCGATCGCCCGGTGGATCGCAGCGATCCACCGCGGGGAAATCGATGTCGACAGTGAGCTCGGAGACGGCACGACATTCCGGGTCCGGGTGCCGATCACTGCGAAGCGTATCGAGACAGCGATGGCAACAGGGAAGATCCCGGCGTCGATCTGA
- a CDS encoding response regulator transcription factor, protein MGATSEQAQVLIVEDDRAIASAVRRGLAFEGYRVTVAESGGQALDLARDNMPDLVVLDIMIPGIDGLEVCRRLRAAGEDVPILMLTARDEVADRVAGLDAGADDYLVKPFAFEELVARIRALLRRRDRREEESLALNGEILRYDDLSLDTTTRFGHRSARRIDLTTREFDLLMLFLRHPNQVLPRDVIMERVWGYDFPGESNVLEVYVKNLRRLLEADGESRLLQTVRGAGYVLRRD, encoded by the coding sequence ATGGGCGCCACTTCGGAACAAGCTCAGGTATTGATTGTTGAGGATGACCGGGCTATCGCCTCGGCCGTCCGGCGCGGGCTTGCGTTTGAAGGCTATCGGGTCACTGTCGCGGAATCGGGCGGTCAGGCTCTCGACCTCGCCCGCGACAACATGCCAGACCTCGTCGTGCTGGACATCATGATCCCGGGCATCGACGGGCTGGAGGTTTGCCGGCGATTGCGCGCGGCGGGCGAGGACGTGCCGATTCTGATGCTGACCGCCCGGGACGAGGTTGCTGACCGCGTGGCCGGCCTCGATGCTGGCGCCGACGACTATCTGGTCAAGCCCTTCGCGTTCGAGGAGCTCGTCGCACGCATCCGCGCACTCCTTCGTCGTCGCGATCGGCGCGAGGAGGAATCCCTCGCGCTGAATGGCGAGATCCTGCGCTACGACGATCTGTCGTTGGACACAACCACGCGATTCGGCCACCGTAGCGCAAGACGCATCGACCTGACAACTCGCGAGTTTGACTTGCTGATGCTGTTCTTGCGCCATCCCAACCAGGTGCTGCCGCGTGACGTGATCATGGAGCGCGTCTGGGGGTACGACTTCCCCGGCGAGTCAAACGTCCTTGAGGTTTATGTCAAGAATCTCCGGCGGCTGCTCGAAGCAGACGGCGAGAGCCGCCTGCTGCAGACCGTTCGTGGCGCGGGGTACGTCCTGCGTCGGGACTAG